The following is a genomic window from Phycisphaerae bacterium.
CCAAATCGGGTCAGATCCTGGCGGAACTTCCCCGCCGCCCACTCGCTCGGCGCCGTATTGAAAATGTCCACGCTGCGATAAAAACCAAACCAGTGCGACCCCTCCGTGAACCACTCCGGATGCTCCTCCACGATCTTGTCCTGGGGAATCGGACCCCAATCCTTCTGCAGGAATCCGCGCGGCGAAAACCACGCCACCGCCTTCATCCCGCGAGCGTCGATCGCATCGAGCAGCTCCGCGAATCCCGGCGGCGCCTGCTCGTAATCGCCCTGATACGAAACGCCGTGCGACACGTCGCGGTAGTCCGCCAGTAACGTCAAAATGCCCACGCCGCAACTCGCCAGACGATCCAGCAGCGGCCGCACGTCCGCCGTCGGCTCGATCTGAAGCTGATGGCCCGGCTTTTCCTTCGCCGCTCCCGGCAGGTCGAAACCCATGAACATCATCTTGTCCCGCTGAAGGACTCGCGGCCGCCCCTGCACATGCTGATCGCCGGTGCCCGTGTAGATCCCGATCAGCGGCGAAAAGAACCGCGACTCCTCGATGTCCGCCTGGCCCAGCGTCGCCGGCGTCGGCGCGAACACGCCCAGGTTGATCCGGTAGCGCAACGACTCGCCCGGTTCGATCACCGCCTCGCGCCCGTCCCATCGTCCATCCGCCGCCGGCTTGGCCCCCGCCGATGGAAAGAGCCGCCACGTGATCGGCCCGCCGTCCGCGAACGCCGTCACTGTCCCGATCGCGCCGTACCAGTCCGGCATGAAGAGTTGAAGCTCCAGACCCTCCTTCTCGCACGGAAAGATGAAGTACGGCGGCCGCTCGCCGATCGCGGCCAAGCCCGCCTGCGTCCGCGGCACGAAGATCGGTCCGCAGCCGCTGCCGTAGACAATCCCGTCGAACGCCGCGTCGGCCTCGCGGAAATCCAGCCGCGTCTCCCGATAACTCACTCCTTTCGAAGCGTCCGCGGCCAACGCGATCGTCACCTCCAAACTCACAGCCGACCGATCGTCAACGGCAATCCGCGTCGTCCGCTGCAACCCATCACTCCGCCGAAACGCGGCAATCAGCTCGCGCGGACCGGACTTGTGCTCCACCATCTTCCACTCGTCATCCGGCGCAGCCGTCAACGCACCGAAATCGAGAATCGCCTTACCGCCCTCCACCGCCAGCTTCTCGCCGTCAAGCCGGACCGCCCGAACCGCCATCGGCGGCGTCGCCGTCTGATCGACCGGCGGCCGCTGCAAATCGCTTCCCACCGCCTTGACCGTCGTCTCGATCCGCGTCGACTTGCGCGGCGACGCGTTCTCGATCCACGCATCGACCTCGCGAATGTCGCACGGCTGGCCGCTGTGACCGAGCACCTCAAGCCGCAAAAAACGAAAACCCTTCACCTCGCCCGGAGCAAACTCGTACGCCACCCGGTGCATCAACCTGGTGGTGTCCTTGCCCGCCGCAAACTCCCGATCCACCAGCGTCCCCTCAACCGGCGAAAACGCCGCACCGTCGGACGAGACGCTGATCCGCCCGCCGAAGTTCCGATACTGCCCGGCAAACAGCCACACGTGCAATCGCCGCAGTTCCGACCGATCACTCTCGAGGTCCCACGTCACCTGCGCCGCTGGGCTTCCGCCCAAAACCACCCCGTTGTCCGGCTTGCCCGACCCGAGCAAATTCACCGTGCCCCAACTCCCGCCATCCACCAACCCGCTCATCAGCCGGTCCGACGGCTGACCGTCGTGGCTCAGCGTCGCAAACACGTCCTGAAGCGTGTCATCCGAGGCGACGCCCTCCACGTCCGTCGAACAGACCACCTCCACCGCCATCGCCGAAGACACGAACAGAAGCACAGCCGGCACGACCAGCCGCGCGCGGAATCTCCATCGAACCATCGAACGTCCTTTCAATCGAGATTGTTCCAGTTCCAGTACTGCGCCCACGGCTCGCCGACCAGCGCCCGCTCCGGGCCCACGATCTCGGCGTGGCCGTCGACGAACAGAAAACTGTTGCCGCTCCCGTGATACCCAGCGTCCATCGGCGCCACGTCGGGCAGCGCGAAATCGCCGAACAGGTAATACCCCCAGTAGATCACGCAGCCGGGGCCGTTGATCAGCCGAATGTTCCACGCGGCATGCCACTCCGCCACGATGAAATCCGCCGAAGGGCTCCCGAACTTGCCCAACGGCACGCCGTGCGTGTGATCGTACCGCCCGCTGCCGTACGGCGGAGCGTACTCGAAAAACAACATGCTGTAGCTGCGACGCCGGCCATACGGCCGACCGATCGAATCCGACGGACAGCCGAACACGTCCGCCGTCAAATCCACCGGATCCCCCGGCTGCGGCACCGCGCCGATCGCACAGCCCAGATCCTCCTGCGTCGCCCGATCCCAACTCAACATCGACGGCCAACCCTCGTGAATCGCCGGCGCGGGCAACACGTCATTGTGATCCTGCGCATACCCGCCAAAGCCCAAACCAACCTGCCGGAGATTTGACTGGCAAGCCACCGTCCGCGCCTGCTCCCGCGCCGCCGAGAGCGCCGGCAGCAACATCGCCACCAACACCGCGATGATCGCCACCACCACCAGAAGCTCAATCAACGTAAAACATATTTGATTTCTGATGTATGATTTGTGATGTGCCTGCCGGCTTGCCAAACGTTCCTGCGTCATGGCATCTTCTCTCCAAATCACAAATCAGGAATCCGAAATCATAAATCGAACGTCCCTGCTATTCCTTCGCCCGGCGCTCAACCCACTCCGCCGCCGAAACCAACTCCCAATCCGGCTTCTCCGCCGCGAACACCACCAGCGGCTCGTCGCCCGTCAGCACAAACTCCGGCGCCTTCGGATCGAACGACACCGAGTCAAGCCGCCAGGTGAACGCCGAGACCGCCGACCTCACCCCGCCGACCTTGACCGCCCGGTCCGCCTTCGCCGCGCCGCCTTCCGCGCGATCGTCCCAGAACACCAGGGCATATTCGGGACCGTCGCCGGCTGTGCCCGGCTCACGCTCCAGAACGTACGCCTCAACCCCCTCAACCGGCTCAGCCATCCCCACCAGACGCCGGTCCCGCATCGCGTCCACCGACAACGCGAACGGCAGCAGCCGCAACTTCGGATTCCAGTCGATATCGAACAGCCCGTACGGACACAAATGCCCGTTCTCGTACCAGTCACGCGCCAGGTAATAATCCACCCGCGGAAATCCGTGCAGGTAGAAATCCCGCGCGAACATCTTGACCATATCGCACGGACGGCCCGCCGACTCCTCGCTGTTGATCAGCTCCTTCTCCAAACCCCGGGCCGACAGCTCACGCCGGAAAAACGCCGGCAGATCCCACTCTCCAGCCGACCACGTGTAGTGCATCGTGTAAACGTCCGCGAACCGGTCCACGCCCAGGTCCAGACACTTCCGCACGAACGCCCGGCCGCCGTCCGGCGCACCGGTTGCCTCGTCCCGCGAATACGTCGCCGCAAACGCCGCGATCCGGATCGACGGATCGATCCGCTTGACCTCCTCGCGAACGATCTCGATCTGCCGGACGTATATCTCCGGCGTCGCTCCGCGCCACCAGACCTCCGGAGCGTCCACCTCGTTGCCGAACTCCGCGATCTCCACCATCCCCGGATAGCGCGAGAACACCGCCCGAAGATACTGCCGAAACAGCTCCTCATGCTCCGCCTTCACTGCCGAGAACCGCTCCGGCGCCACGCTGAACTGCGGGTCCGGATACCCCGTCATGAACATGAACGTCTGGCCGTACTTCGCCGCGAACCCAGCCTGGTAATCCAACTGCTCGAAATCGTCGAACTTCGGCCCGAGCTGAAACCAGAAACTCTCGGTGGTCCGAAACGACTCCACCCCCGCCCGCGCCAGAAGGTCATACGCCGCCGCCGTCTCCGCCTCGTGCTTGCCCACCTCGATGAACGAATACGACATGCCGTGCAGCCCGAACCGGCTCGGCCGCGACCGTTTCGCCTGCGCCGAGGGCAGCGGACGCACCGAGATCTTCCGCCGCACCTCAGCCGCCGTCTCCGGCCGGGCGTCCTCGCTCGTCCGCCCGATCTGTCCCCAGTACTGCTTCCTCGTCAACTCCTCCACGTACTCGCGATGCGTCATCCGCTTCATCAGCTCCGACCACGTCGGATGCGGCGAACAGGACGGGTGGTTGCCCGCCGGCACGTACGCCGGATCGCTCGTCAGAAACATCGCGTCGATAAACGCCGCATACAGCCCATCCGACGTGCGCGGCTCGCGCGCCTCGATCCGAATCGTGTGCTTGCCCGCCTTCAGCCGAACCGCCTCCGCCATAAACCAGCCGAAATACGCGTACGGCGAATCCGTCCCGTACGACTCGCCAACCCACGAACGCCCGCGCAACGCCACAAACGGACCGTCGTCGATCCGAACGTACAACGGCGCGATCCCGCCCGAATCCTGCGGCGATCCGCTGATCCAAAGCCGATACTCGCCGCCGCTCGCCGCCGCGAACTCCCACTCCGCGAAAAATGGCGGCTTGGCAGCGCTGCCGGGCACGTCCAGACGCAGGTACCGCCCCGCCGACGCCCCGTCGTCTTCGCCCCCCACGAAGATGAAGCTGCCCGGCGAAAAGTTCGTCCGAACCGCGTCTTCGCCTTCAATCCAGATCGCCGGCGCCGCCGGCTGAGTTGCCGCCGCCAACGCCACGGCGCTACCGATCATCTGAGCGATAATGATGGTGGACAAACGCATGTGCAAAAACCCTCAATACCAGAACATCTCACTTTGCTGCAGCCCGTATCCCAGCACCGCCACGTACGCCACGTGGCCGTCGAAAAACAGAATGTTGTTCCCGTACGAACCCGTCGCATCGTGCCACGTCGCAAACGGGTGCCAGTCCGGGTAGTGCATCGTCGTGAAAATCGTCGTATCGCCCAGAAACAACAGCCGGCTCGGCTCCGCGATCGCCGACACCGTCATCGGAATCTTCGGCTCGGGAGTCCCCGCGGTTCTGCACAGCCACGGGTTGTTCGCGTAGCTGGTGCCCAGGTGCCACCAGGTCGGAGTCGAAAGACTCCACGCAATCCCGTCCTTGTTGTCCGCCGGGCAGATGAACTGCTCCTTCCGCGTCGCCCACTGATGCTCGCCGTCGTTGATGTAGTACATCGCCCGCTGCCGCAACGGCAACACGCCCTCCAACGGCCAGAACTGCCCGGCCGGACCCTCCGCTCCGCCCCAGTTCCACCAGATGGCCATCGTCGGTATGTAGTCGTGATGGTCGTTCCAGTACAGCGCCCACAACACCCCAAGCTGCTGCAAGTTCGCCTGACACTGCGCCCGCCGCGCCTGCTCCCGCGCCGCCGAAAGCGCCGGCAGCAAAATCGCCACCAGCACCGCGATGATCGCCACCACCACCAGCAGCTCAATCAACGTAAACGATTGCTGATTGAGCAAACGGCAACGTTTGTGATTCATGGCGATGCGTCCTCCAATCAACAATCAGCAATCAACATTCAACAATCCCTACGCCGATTCCCGCACGATCAACCGCGGCTCCAGCACCACGTTCTCCGCCGGTTGATCGTCGGCTTCTGCTCCGCTCAAACCCTTCTTGAGCAGCTCCCACGCCACGCGGGCCTGGTCCTCCACCGAAAGCCGAACCGTCGTCAGCGGCGTCTTCTGCTCGGCCGCCGCTTCAATATCGTCATACCCGATCACCGCGAGCTGATCGGGAACCGTGATCTTCTGCACCGCCAGGCCCGCCATCAGGCTGATCGCCAGCCGGTCGTTGCTGCACGCCACCGCCGTCGGCCGACGATGCTCCGGCAAAAGCGCCACATGCTCGCCCAACTCGTTGCCGCCGTGGATGGCGTCCGCCGTCTCGAAAAACGCCAGCTCCCCGCCGATCGCCTGCCACGCCTCCGCAAAGTACCGCTGACGATTCGCGTGAATCGGAAGATTGCTGCCGCGGGCCTTGCCCGCATTGAAGTACATCACCCGCCGGTGACCCGCGCGGTACAGGTGCTCAGCCGCGAGACGATGGCCCAGCACCTCGTCGAACGTCACGTTCGGATACCGGACGTCCGGCCCCAACTCGCCCAGCGTCACAATCGGCGTCCCCTGATCCGCCAGCCGCTCCAGCAAGTCATCCGTCCGGTGCATCGGGTCCCGCGCAATAATCAAACCGTCGATCCGCCGCGACAGGAACGCCCGCAGACCCCGCGCCTCCCGCTCCGAGTCAAACTCGCTGTTCGCAATGAAAACCGTGTACCCGTCCCGAGAACAGGAGTCATCAATATAATTAAACAATGCGTTAAAATACTGATTTTGCAGCGAATGGACGAGCACCCCGATCGTATGCGTCCGCCCCGTCACCAGAGACCGGGCCAGGTCGTTGCGGACATAGCCCAACTCGTGGGCAACCCGCAACACGCGCTGGCGGGTCTCGTCGCT
Proteins encoded in this region:
- a CDS encoding DUF1559 domain-containing protein, with the translated sequence MTQERLASRQAHHKSYIRNQICFTLIELLVVVAIIAVLVAMLLPALSAAREQARTVACQSNLRQVGLGFGGYAQDHNDVLPAPAIHEGWPSMLSWDRATQEDLGCAIGAVPQPGDPVDLTADVFGCPSDSIGRPYGRRRSYSMLFFEYAPPYGSGRYDHTHGVPLGKFGSPSADFIVAEWHAAWNIRLINGPGCVIYWGYYLFGDFALPDVAPMDAGYHGSGNSFLFVDGHAEIVGPERALVGEPWAQYWNWNNLD
- a CDS encoding prepilin-type N-terminal cleavage/methylation domain-containing protein: MNHKRCRLLNQQSFTLIELLVVVAIIAVLVAILLPALSAAREQARRAQCQANLQQLGVLWALYWNDHHDYIPTMAIWWNWGGAEGPAGQFWPLEGVLPLRQRAMYYINDGEHQWATRKEQFICPADNKDGIAWSLSTPTWWHLGTSYANNPWLCRTAGTPEPKIPMTVSAIAEPSRLLFLGDTTIFTTMHYPDWHPFATWHDATGSYGNNILFFDGHVAYVAVLGYGLQQSEMFWY
- a CDS encoding LacI family transcriptional regulator translates to MAISRTAAGRKVTVLEVARCAKVSQASVYAALNPGKQTTIGISDETRQRVLRVAHELGYVRNDLARSLVTGRTHTIGVLVHSLQNQYFNALFNYIDDSCSRDGYTVFIANSEFDSEREARGLRAFLSRRIDGLIIARDPMHRTDDLLERLADQGTPIVTLGELGPDVRYPNVTFDEVLGHRLAAEHLYRAGHRRVMYFNAGKARGSNLPIHANRQRYFAEAWQAIGGELAFFETADAIHGGNELGEHVALLPEHRRPTAVACSNDRLAISLMAGLAVQKITVPDQLAVIGYDDIEAAAEQKTPLTTVRLSVEDQARVAWELLKKGLSGAEADDQPAENVVLEPRLIVRESA